The Pseudomonas chlororaphis subsp. piscium genome contains the following window.
GTGGAGCCCCCTGGCTGAATGAAAAGTGTCGCCGAAGTGTCATTTTTCCACCCTTGGGGACTTTATTCGCGGGGAGACGGGATTTGGGCACAGCGATTGCTAAAGCAGATAGACAGCCTTTGAATTCCAACGAAGTGTGCTGTTGAAGTTTCGGAAAACTTTCAGTTTGAAAGTTCACATTAAAACGAAAAAGGAGGTGACGAGTTCCACAACCAATGGACGTCATCGCGGGCGATCCATTGCTGAAAATCCATACGGGAAGTTTCGCCAAACGACTGGCGTCAATAAGTGGGGTATTTCCGCCGGCATCGAGTGGAATATTCAAGCCGCACAATGAGGTGCTCAACAGAACAGTTTCTATCGCTCAGCGTAAGGCCCGATTTATTGAAACAGAGAGTTTAAATAAAAAGCCGTTTAAACCACGGCGAGGAGTTGGGGTATGTCCCGTGCTTTTTTTAACGAAATGTATGATGCCAGTGGTGGCTGCCGCCCACATTACCAGGAGTTCGCCCGCTGGCTGGCGGACACCCCAGTGGAGCTGCTGGACCAGCGTCGGCGCGAAGCCGACCTGCTGTTCCACCGCGCTGGCATCACCTTCACGTTGTACGGTGACGAGCAAGGCACTGAACGGCTGATTCCCTTCGACATCATCCCGCGCAGCATCAAGGCCAGCGAATGGCGGAACGTCGAGCGCGGCTGCATCCAGCGGGTCCAGGCACTGAACCTGTTCCTGGCCGATATCTACCACGGGCAACGCATTCTCAAGGAGGGCATCATCCCGGCCGAGCAGGTGCTGGCCAACGAGGGTTACCAGGTGGCGATGCGCGGCCTGGACCTGCATCGCAATATCTATTCGCACATCTCCGGCGTCGACCTGGTGCGTGACGGCGACGGCAGCTACTACGTGCTGGAAGACAACCTGCGCACCCCCAGCGGCGTGAGCTACATGCTCGAAGACCGCAAGATGATGATGCGCCTGTTCCCCGAACTCTTCGCCGCGCAACGGGTGGCGCCCATCGACCACTACCCGAACCTGCTGCTCGATACCCTGAAAAGCTCCAGCCCGCTGGACAACCCGACGGTGGTGGTGCTGACCCCGGGGCGTTTCAACAGCGCCTATTTCGAGCATGCGTTCCTGGCCCGGGAGATGGGCGTGGAACTGGTGGAAGGCGCCGACCTGTTCGTGCGCGACGACCGCGTGTTCATGCGCACCACCTCCGGCGCCCAGGCGGTGGATGTGATCTACCGTCGCCTCGACGACGCCTTCCTCGACCCCTTGTCGTTCAACCCCGATTCCATGCTCGGCGTGCCCGGGCTGATCGCCGCCTACCGTTCCGGCAACGTGGTGCTGGCCAACGCGGTGGGCACCGGGGTGGCGGACGACAAGTCGATCTACCCCTATGTCGACGAAATGATCCGCTTCTACCTGAGCGAGGAACCGATCCTGAAGAACGTGCCGACCTGGCAATGCCGCAAGCCTGAAGAGCTGTCCCATGTACTGGCCAACCTGCCGGACCTGGTGGTCAAGGAAACCCAGGGCTCCGGCGGCTACGGCATGCTGGTGGGCCCGGCCGCTACCGCGGCGGAGATCGAAGACTTCCGCGCCCGGCTCAAGGCCCGCCCGGAAGCCTATATCGCCCAACCCACCCTGTGCCTGTCGACCTGCCCGACCTTTGTCGAGAACGGCATCGCGCCGCGGCATATCGACCTGCGCCCGTTCGTGCTGTCGGGCAGCGAAACCCGCCTGGTGCCGGGCGGCCTGACTCGCGTGGCGTTGCGCGAAGGCTCGCTGGTGGTGAACTCGTCGCAGGGCGGCGGCACCAAAGACACCTGGGTCGTGGAGGATTGACCGATGCTTTCAAGAACCGCTGCAGACCTCTACTGGATGTCCCGTTACCTGGAGCGCGCCGAGAACCTGGCGCGCATGCTCGAAGTCAGTTACTCGCTGTCGCTGATGCCCCAGGCGGGGCGTAGCGACGGCCATGCCGAGCTGGCGATGTCGCTGCTGGCCGCCGGCACCCTGGACGATTACAACCAGCGTTACGGCGAGCTGAATACCGAACGCATGCTGCACTTCTTCGCCCTCGACGAAACCAACCCCGGCAGCATCTATTGCTGCCTGCGGGCGGCGCGGACCAACGCCCACGCGGTGCGCGGGCGCATCACCGCCGACATGTGGGAAAACATCAACGCCACCTGGCTGGAGATGCGCAACATCGCCAAGAGCGGCCTGGGACGCTACGGCATCAGCCATTTCTGCGAATGGGTCAAGGAGCGTTCGCACCTGTTCCGTGGCGCGACCTCCGGCACCATCATGCGCAACGATGCCTATTGCTTCATTCGCCTGGGCACCTTTATCGAGCGGGCCGACAACACCCTGCGCCTGCTGGACGCGCGCTACGAAATGTTCGGCGAGGAATCGGAGGAGGTCAGCGACAACTCGGCCCGTGGCTACTACCAGTGGAGCGCCTTGCTCCGTGCCCTGTCCTCATTCGAGGCGTTCAACGAGATCTACCGCAACGCGCCGGGGGCCGAGCAGGTGTCCGAGATGCTGCTGTTGCGTGCCGATGTGCCGCGTTCGCTGCACGCCTGCGTCGAGGAGCTGGACCAGATCCTCGCCAGCCTGCCGGGCAACAACGGCCGTCCGGCCCAGCGCCTGGCCGCCGAGCTGAACGCGCGCCTGCGCTATACCGGGATCGACGAAATCCTCGCGTCGGGGCTGCACCTGTGGCTGAGCGATTTCATCGCGCAGATCCGTCACCTGGGGCAGACCGTCCACGAATCCTATCTGGAGGTTGTATGAAACTTTCCATACGCCACGACACCACCTACAGCTACGCCGACGAAGTTTGCACCAGCATCCAGTTCCTGCGCCTGACACCGCAGAACAGCGAGCGCCAGCAGATCCTCGAATGGCATCTGGAACTGCCGCGCCTGGTGCGCAGCCAGCTCGACCCCTACGGCAATATCCTGCACGTGCTGACCATGGACGAGCCCCATGGCGCCCTGGTCCTGAGCGCCTATGGCCAGGTGGAAATCGACCAGGCCCGGGAGGTGGAACACGATAGCCAGTCGCCGCTGCCGTTCCTGCGCAGCAGCCCGCTGACCAAGGCCGACACCGCCCTCAGCGCCTTCGCCGCGCAGCACTGCGGCACCCGGCGTGACCGCGCGGCGCTGATCGAGTTGATGCATGCCCTGGCCGCGCACATGGTCTACAGCCCGGGCGCGACCACGGTGGACACCACCGCGGCCGAGGCTTTTGCCGGCCGGGTCGGGGTCTGCCAGGACCACACCCATGCGTTCCTGGCCTGCGCCCGTGGCCTGGGGATTCCCGCGCGTTATGTCTCCGGCTACCTGTGCACCGAAGACGAAAGCCACCTGGCCAGCCATGCCTGGGCGGAGGCCTGGATCGACGACGGCTGGTACAGCTTCGACGTGACCAACCGCCTGGCGCGGCCCGAGCGACACCTGAAGCTGGCGGTCGGCCTCGACTACCTCGACGCCTGCCCGGTGCGCGGCATGCGTCGCGGCGGTGGCGCCGAGCACATGCTGGCGCGGGTTCAGGTGAACTCGATGTTCCAGGTCCAGCACCAGTAGCCGCGGCCTTTCTCGCACGCACCATCGGGCATGCCGGCCCCGGCATGCCCACCTCTTGAGCCAGGGAGCCGAGTGGCCCCTGCGCTTTTCTCAGTGTCTTTCAGACTTTTCCTAAAGACAGCCTTTTATCCCGGTCCCTAGCATTCGCCGTCCCACAGGCCCGCAAAGCAGCAGGCAGGCGCGGGAAAGGAAAGCAATGTTCAAGGGCAAGTCATGAAGAAATACACCACGGTCTTAAGCCTTTTGCTGGCGATGACCGGTTGTACCAGCAGCAACCAAGACACCTCCGAGGCAACACTCACAGAGAAAGAGGGCTACGTCCTTTCGAAAGGCGAAAGGGCGGTGGCGAAGAATCACCGGATCCGTTTCCTGGTCCTGCACTACACCGCGCTCGATCAGGAGAAATCCTTCGAAACGCTGACGCGATCGGAGCTGGTCAGCGCCAACTACCTGATTCCCGACCGGCCGAAGACCCACAAGGGCCTGCTGGTGGCCGACCAGTTGGTCGACGACCACGACCGCTCCTGGCATGCGGGAGTGAGCCAGTGGAAGAACCGCAGCAACCTGAACGACACCTCGCTCGGGATCGAGATCGTCAACGCTGGCTGGGACCAGGACACCGGCCAGTTGCTGGGCGAGCCCTACAACGAGCAGCAGATAGAACTGCTGATCAGCCTGACCCGGGACCTGGTCAGGAAGTACGACATACAGCCGACGGACATCGTCGGGCACTCGGATATCGCCCCCGGGCGCAAGATCGATCCGGGGCCGTTCTTTCCCTGGAAACGGCTTGCCGAAGCCGGCATTGGCGCCTGGCCCGACGAGCGCACCATCGACGACTACCTGGCTCGCTTCAGCGTGGCGCCGCCGAGCATGGTCCAGGTCGCGAAGGCGCTGCAAACCTATGGTTATGGCTACCTGGACCAACAACCGGAAAGGGTGGTGGAAGCCTTCCAGATGCGATTCAACCAGGGGAATATCAGCGGGATCGTGGATATCCGCACGGCGGCCATCCTGTTTTCCCTGATCGACAAGTATCACGGCAAGGACAAGGCGAGCGCGATTTTGCTGCCGCCGGAAGTGGCGGCTCTCGGCTAGGGGCACAGGTTTTCAGAGCCGTGTGGCCAGCATGAAAAAGCCCGCCGATCACCGAGGTGAAAGGCGGGCTTTTTTATAGGGGCGGGGGTCAGGTCAGACCTTGACGATCCAGCCCGCTGGCGCTTCGACGTCGCCGGTCTGTACGCCGGTCAGCTCTTTGTAGAGCTTCTGGGTGATCGGGCCGACTTCTTTTTCGCTGTAGAACACGTGCAGCTTGTCCTGGTACTCGATGCCGCCGATCGGCGTGATCACCGCGGCGGTACCGCAGGCGCCGGCTTCCTTGAAGTCCGACAGCTTGTCGATCAGCACGTCGCCTTCGATCACTTCCAGGCCCAGGCGGGTCTTGGCCAGTTCGATCAGCGACAGGCGGGTGATGCCTGGCAGCACCGATGGCGACTTCGGCGTGACGAATTTGTCGTCATGGGTGATGCCGAAGAAGTTGGCCGAACCGACTTCCTCGATCTTCGAGTGGGTCAAAGGGTCCAGGTAGATGCAGTCGGCGAAGTGCTTCTTCTTGGCTTCGGAACCTGGCATCAGGCTGGCGGCGTAGTTGCCACCGACCTTGGCCGCGCCGGTGCCTTGTGGCGCCGCGCGGTCGTAGCTGGAGATCAGGAAGTTGTGCGGGGTCAGGCCGCCCTTGAAGTAGGCGCCGACCGGAATGGCGAAGATCGAGAAGATGAACTCGGGGGCGGTGCGTACGCCGATGTTGTCACCCACGCCGATCACGAATGGGCGCAGGTACAGCGCGCCGCCGGTGCCGTAAGGCGGGATGAAGCGCTCGTTGGCGCGAACCACTTCCTGACAGGCGGCAACAAATTGCTCGGTGGACACCTGCGGCATCAGCAGGCGCGCGCAGCTGCGCTGCATGCGGGCGGCGTTCTGGTCCGGGCGGAACAGGTTGATCGAACCGTCCTTGCAGCGGTAGGCCTTCAGGCCTTCGAAGCACTGCTGGCCATAGTGAAGGGCGGTGGAGCCTTCGCTGATGTGCAGCACGTTATCTTCGGTCAGGGTGCCTTTGTCCCACTCGCCGTTACGCCAGTGCGACAGATAGCGCTTGTCTGTCTTGATGTAGTCAAAACCCAGCTTGTCCCAATTGATGCTTTCGTTACCCATGACACCCTCTATCGCTTAACAACCGTCGCAACGGCTCAAGGCTTCTGACGTTTTTTGGATGGGCACAACAATACTGCATTCCGGGGGGGCACCGCATCCCGGGCGATGGGAGGGGGAGCAAAAAAACTTAGCCTGCTCATGAACCCTCCTGTCGTCCTGTGGATCGAGCCCCAAAGGCTGCGGCGAGCTGTTTCTGTAGGAGCGAAGCTTGCTCGCGATGGCGCCGGCACAGACGGCTCGATATCCCTGCCGTGCTCACTGGCCCTATCGCGGGCAAGCCTCGCTCCTACAGACCCGGTGTTTACAGATGCAAGGCGTGGCCCAGGGCGCGCAATGCCGCTTCCTGCACCGCCTCGCCCAGGGTCGGGTGGGCGTGGATGGTGCCGGCGATATCTTCCAGGCGCGCACCCATTTCCAGGGACTGGCCGAAGGCCGTGGACAGCTCGGACACGCCGACGCCCACCGCCTGCCAGCCGACAATCAGGTGATTGTCACGGCGTGCCACCACTCGCACGAAACCACTTTTCGATTCCAGGGTCATGGCGCGGCCGTTGGCGGCGAACGGGAAGCTCGAGACGATGCAATCCAGGCCGGCGGCCTTGGCCTCGTCCGGGGTCTTGCCGACCACCACCAGTTCCGGGTCGGTGAAGCACACCGCGGCAATGGCCGTGGGGTTGAATTCCCGGTGCTGGCCGGCGATCAGCTCGGCGACCATCTCGCCCTGGGCCATGGCCCGGTGCGCGAGCATCGGTTCGCCGGCGAGGTCGCCGATGGCCCAGACATTGCGCATGCTGGTCTGGCAACGCTGGTCGATGCGGATGGCCGAGCCGTTCATGTCCAGGTTCAGCGCTTCGAGGTTCCAGCCCTGGGTGTTCGGCTTGCGCCCGACCGCCACCAGCACCTGGTCGGTTTCCAGCTGCAGGCTGTCGCCGTTCGGGTCACGCACCTGCAGGCTGTGGGTCGCGGCATCGAAGCCTTCGACGCTGTGCTTGAGGTAGAGCTTGATCCCCAGTTGTTTCACCGATTCGAGCACCGGCTGGGTCAGCTCGGCGTCATAGGCCGGCAGGATACGCTCCTGGGCCTCGACCACGCTGACTTCGGCGCCGAGCTTGCGGTAGGCGATGCCCAGCTCCAGGCCGATATAGCCACCACCGACCACGATCAGGCGCTTGGGCAGGGCCTTGGGCGCCAGGGCTTCGGTGGAGGAGATGATCGGTCCGCCAATCGGCAGCATCGGCAGGTTGAC
Protein-coding sequences here:
- a CDS encoding circularly permuted type 2 ATP-grasp protein, which translates into the protein MSRAFFNEMYDASGGCRPHYQEFARWLADTPVELLDQRRREADLLFHRAGITFTLYGDEQGTERLIPFDIIPRSIKASEWRNVERGCIQRVQALNLFLADIYHGQRILKEGIIPAEQVLANEGYQVAMRGLDLHRNIYSHISGVDLVRDGDGSYYVLEDNLRTPSGVSYMLEDRKMMMRLFPELFAAQRVAPIDHYPNLLLDTLKSSSPLDNPTVVVLTPGRFNSAYFEHAFLAREMGVELVEGADLFVRDDRVFMRTTSGAQAVDVIYRRLDDAFLDPLSFNPDSMLGVPGLIAAYRSGNVVLANAVGTGVADDKSIYPYVDEMIRFYLSEEPILKNVPTWQCRKPEELSHVLANLPDLVVKETQGSGGYGMLVGPAATAAEIEDFRARLKARPEAYIAQPTLCLSTCPTFVENGIAPRHIDLRPFVLSGSETRLVPGGLTRVALREGSLVVNSSQGGGTKDTWVVED
- a CDS encoding alpha-E domain-containing protein → MLSRTAADLYWMSRYLERAENLARMLEVSYSLSLMPQAGRSDGHAELAMSLLAAGTLDDYNQRYGELNTERMLHFFALDETNPGSIYCCLRAARTNAHAVRGRITADMWENINATWLEMRNIAKSGLGRYGISHFCEWVKERSHLFRGATSGTIMRNDAYCFIRLGTFIERADNTLRLLDARYEMFGEESEEVSDNSARGYYQWSALLRALSSFEAFNEIYRNAPGAEQVSEMLLLRADVPRSLHACVEELDQILASLPGNNGRPAQRLAAELNARLRYTGIDEILASGLHLWLSDFIAQIRHLGQTVHESYLEVV
- a CDS encoding transglutaminase family protein, whose product is MKLSIRHDTTYSYADEVCTSIQFLRLTPQNSERQQILEWHLELPRLVRSQLDPYGNILHVLTMDEPHGALVLSAYGQVEIDQAREVEHDSQSPLPFLRSSPLTKADTALSAFAAQHCGTRRDRAALIELMHALAAHMVYSPGATTVDTTAAEAFAGRVGVCQDHTHAFLACARGLGIPARYVSGYLCTEDESHLASHAWAEAWIDDGWYSFDVTNRLARPERHLKLAVGLDYLDACPVRGMRRGGGAEHMLARVQVNSMFQVQHQ
- a CDS encoding N-acetylmuramoyl-L-alanine amidase; amino-acid sequence: MAKNHRIRFLVLHYTALDQEKSFETLTRSELVSANYLIPDRPKTHKGLLVADQLVDDHDRSWHAGVSQWKNRSNLNDTSLGIEIVNAGWDQDTGQLLGEPYNEQQIELLISLTRDLVRKYDIQPTDIVGHSDIAPGRKIDPGPFFPWKRLAEAGIGAWPDERTIDDYLARFSVAPPSMVQVAKALQTYGYGYLDQQPERVVEAFQMRFNQGNISGIVDIRTAAILFSLIDKYHGKDKASAILLPPEVAALG
- a CDS encoding branched-chain amino acid aminotransferase — protein: MGNESINWDKLGFDYIKTDKRYLSHWRNGEWDKGTLTEDNVLHISEGSTALHYGQQCFEGLKAYRCKDGSINLFRPDQNAARMQRSCARLLMPQVSTEQFVAACQEVVRANERFIPPYGTGGALYLRPFVIGVGDNIGVRTAPEFIFSIFAIPVGAYFKGGLTPHNFLISSYDRAAPQGTGAAKVGGNYAASLMPGSEAKKKHFADCIYLDPLTHSKIEEVGSANFFGITHDDKFVTPKSPSVLPGITRLSLIELAKTRLGLEVIEGDVLIDKLSDFKEAGACGTAAVITPIGGIEYQDKLHVFYSEKEVGPITQKLYKELTGVQTGDVEAPAGWIVKV
- the lpdA gene encoding dihydrolipoyl dehydrogenase; translation: MQQSLNTTLLIIGGGPGGYVAAIRAGQLGISTILVEGQALGGTCLNIGCIPSKALIHVAEQFQQTRHHSQGSALGINVSAPTLDIGKSVEWKDGIVDRLTTGVAALLRKHKVQVIHGWARVIDGKTVEIEGADTRIQCEHLLLASGSKSVNLPMLPIGGPIISSTEALAPKALPKRLIVVGGGYIGLELGIAYRKLGAEVSVVEAQERILPAYDAELTQPVLESVKQLGIKLYLKHSVEGFDAATHSLQVRDPNGDSLQLETDQVLVAVGRKPNTQGWNLEALNLDMNGSAIRIDQRCQTSMRNVWAIGDLAGEPMLAHRAMAQGEMVAELIAGQHREFNPTAIAAVCFTDPELVVVGKTPDEAKAAGLDCIVSSFPFAANGRAMTLESKSGFVRVVARRDNHLIVGWQAVGVGVSELSTAFGQSLEMGARLEDIAGTIHAHPTLGEAVQEAALRALGHALHL